From Pelagibacterium flavum:
AAATCGAGTGGCCTGGCGCGACCCGGATTCTACGGCCCGGTTTTGACAAGAAGCCATTGCCAGACCGGCGGTTTTCACCCCCGCTTCACAAAACTATCCAGCACCTTCTTGGGCCCGGCCTTCTCAAAATCAATCGAGAGCTTGTTACCTTCAGCGGCGGTCACCGTGCCGTAGCCGAATTTGAGGTGGAAGACGCGTTCGCCGACGCCGTAGGCGGCCGAGGGGCCTGAGGAGCGGGCGACGAGGTCGCCGTCTATGGTGACAGGGCCTGGGCCCTTGCGGGACGATTGCTGGCGCTGGGCGCGTTGCCAGCCGGGGGTTTCATAGACGGATTCGAAGGGGTCGCGGTTGTCGAACCGGGTGGTGGCGCGGCCGCCATAGGTGTAGCCGCCGTAAGAGGAGCCGGTGTCGGTGACTTCGACGACCTGGGCGGGGAGTTCGTCGAGGAAGCGCGAGGGGATGGCGGATTGCCAGAGCCCGTGGATGCGGCGGTTCTGGGCGAGGGAAATGCGGCAGCGTTTTCGGGCGCGGGTGATGCCGACATAGGCCAGACGCCGTTCTTCCTCGAGACCGGCGAGGCCGGATTCATCGAGAGCGCGCTGATGAGGGAACAGGCCTTCTTCCCAGCCGGGGAGGAAGACGGTGTTGAATTCGAGGCCCTTGGCCGAGTGCAGAGTCATGATCGAGACCGCGTCGCCACCCTCGCCGGAATCGCGGTCCATGACCAGAGCGATGTGTTCGAGGAAACCGCCAAGGTTTTCGAACTCTTCCATGGAGCGGATGAGTTCCTTGAGGTTTTCCAGCCGTCCGGGGGCGTCGGCGGATTTGTCGTTCTGCCACATGGCGGTGTAGCCGGATTCATCGAGAATCTGTTCGGCCAGCTCATGGTGGGGGATGGTGCGGAGACGATCGGCCCAATCGTCGATCTGGCGGACCAGTTCACGAAAGGTCGAACGCTGTTTGGGCTTTAATTCCTCGGTTTCGGTCAGCTCGCGGATGGCTGTCAGCAGCGGGATTTGGGCGGCGCGGGCAGTGTCATGGACGATCTGCAGGGTGGCATCACCAAGGCCGCGCTTGGGCACATTGACGATGCGTTCGAGGGCAAGATCGTCGGCGGGCTGGGCGACGATGCGCAAGTATGCCAGCGCGTCGCGGATTTCCTTGCGCTCGTAAAAGCGCGGGCCGCCGATAACGCGGTAGTTCAACCCCAAAGTGATGAAGCGTTCTTCGAATTCGCGCATCTGGAACGAGGCGCGCACGAGGATGGCCATGTCGTCGAGCGGGTCGCCCTGGCGCTGGTATTGTTCGATCTCTTCGCCGATCTGGCGAGCCTCTTCTTCGGAGTCCCAGACTGAGGTTACCGAGAGTTTCTCACCTTCTTCGCCAACATCGGTCTGGAGCGTCTTGCCCAAGCGGGACTCGTTGTTGGCGATCAGGTGGGAGGCGGCGGAGAGGATGTTGGAGGTGGAGCGGTAGTTGCGTTCGAGCTTGATGATCTTTGCGCCGGGGAAGTCCTTTTCGAAGCGCAGGATGTTATCGACCTCGGCGCCGCGCCAGCCATAGATCGACTGGTCGTCATCGCCGACCACACAGATGTTCGAGCTGTTGATGCCGTCGCGGGACTGGGCGAGGAGGCGGAGCCACATGTATTGGGCGGTGTTACTGTCCTGGTATTCGTCGACCAGCATGTAGCGGAAGCGGTCGTGATATTGGGCGAGAATTTCGGGGTTTTCCTTGAACAGGCGAATGCCTTCGAGCAGGAGATCGCCGAAATCGGCGGCGTTTAATGTTTTCAGCCGCGCCTGATAGTCCTTGTAGATATTCTGGCCCTTGCCATTGGCAAAGAACCCGGCATCGGCGGGGGAGATGTCCTTGGGGAGCAGGCCACGGTTTTTCCAGCCATCCATCATCGAGGCGAACTGGCGGGCGGGCCAGCGCTTTTCATCGATGTTTTCGGCGGCGAGCAATTGCTTGATGAGACGGATCTGGTCGTCAGTGTCCAGAATCGTGAAATCGGGGCGCAGGCCGACCAGCTCGGCATGGCGGCGGATCAGGCGAGCGCCGATGGAGTGGAAGGTGCCCAGCCAGGGCATGCCTTCGACCGAGGCACCGACGAGCTTGCCGATGCGCTCCTTCATCTCGCGCGCCGCCTTGTTGGTGAAGGTGACGGCGAGGATCTGGTTGCCCCGGGCTTTGCGGGTGGCAAGGATGTGGGCGATGCGGGTGGTCAGGACGCGGGTTTTGCCCGTCCCGGCGCCGGCAAGGACCAGGAGGGGGCCTTCGGTCGTTTCCACCGCCTCGCGCTGTTCGGCGTTGAGCCCGGCAAGGTAGGCCGGCTCACGCGCAGCGAACTGGGAGGTGATGGGGCCTTGCGGGCGATGGGGCGGGACGGCTGACATGTAGGTTGAGTTTTTTCCTTGCTCGCGCCGCCGAACCGAATAACCGGATCCGTCCCCGATCACGCCGAGGACATGCTTTTTCTGGCGGCGCTCGAATCTCATTTTGTTCTAGTCGCCAGTATATAGGTCCGATGACGGCAAAAGTACATGCACAGGCCGGTTCGGCGTTGTCACAGAAGTGTTGCCGAGGGGGCCTAAGACGCCCGGCGTGATCATTTCACGCATCAGGGGATTGCAATGACCAAATCGACTCTGCTCGCGGCACTCGCTGCCGGGTTGCTCGCCAGCGCGGCCATGCCAGCGCAGGCAGCCTTCTTCAACCGTATCGCCAGCTTTCCGGTCGCAGAAAATGCGCCCGAAGCCGAAGCAACATCCTCAGAAATCATATCGGCCTCGGAAGACGGCATGACGCTGGTCTATTCCGACAGCCCCGGTGGTGGAATCGGGTTCGTCGACATCACCGATCCGGCCGCTCCTGCCGCTGCCGGATACGTCAGCACGGACGGTGAGCCGACTTCGGTCGTCGTGATTGGCGACTACGCCTTTGCCGGCGTCAATACCTCAGAGAGCTTCGTTGCGCCCTCGGGCCACGTCGCGGTCATCGACATGGCCAGCAAGGAAATCGTTGCGACCTGCGACGTCTCGGGGCAGCCTGACTCCGTTGCCAAATCGCCCGACGGCACACTTCTGGCCGTGGCGATTGAGAACGAGCGCGACGAAGACCTCAATGACGGGGAAATCCCGCAGCTTCCCGCCGGGAACGTGACGCTGTTTTCGACCAGCGACGCAGGGCTCGATTGTGACTCGATGATCGAAGTCGACGTGACCGGCCTCGCCGACATCGCGCCGAGCGATCCCGAGCCCGAGTTCACCGATTTCAACGAGAACAACGAACTGGTCGTCTCCATGCAGGAGAACAATCATTTCGTTATCATCGACGGCAATTCGGGCGAAGTTATCAATGATTTCTCGGCCGGTTCGACCGACCTTTCGGGCATCGATACCGAGGAAGACGGCGTGCTCTCGTTCACCGAGAGCCAGGATACGCGCCTGCGCGAGCCGGACGCCGTCAAGTGGATCGACGCCGACCATTTCGTTGCCTCGAACGAAGGCGACTACAATGGTGGTTCACGCGGCTTTACAATCTATAACAAGGACGGTTCGGTCGCCTATGAATCCGGCGCGGCGATGGAAATGATCACCGCAACCCTCGGGCACTATCCCGAAGGCCGGTCGGACGCCAAGGGCATCGAACCCGAAGGCATGGAAGTGGCAACATTCGGCGATGACACGCTGATCTTTGTCATGCAGGAGCGGTCCTCACTGATCGCCATCTACCGCACCACCGACGGTGAACCCGAATACATCCAGTCCATCCCCTCGGGCATGGGACCGGAAAGCGCCGTGGCGATCCCCGATCGCAACATCATCGCGACGGCAAATGAAGAAGATCTGCGCGAAGACGGCCTTGCCGGTTCGCATGTGATGATCTTTGCGTATCAAGACGTCGATGCGCCTGACTATCCGCAGATCGTGTCGGCGATGAACGAAGATGGCACGCCGATCGGTTGGGTGGCCCTTTCGGGTCTGGTTGCCGATGCGGACGAAGCCGGCAAGCTCTATGCGGTCAATGACAGCTACCTTTCGATGATGCCGACCATCTATACGATCGATGCGGCCCAGAGCCCGGCGATGATTACCGAGGCAACGCTGATCACCCGTGATGGCGCCGCAGCCGAAGCGCTCGACCTCGAAGGCATCACGCTCGATGGCGAAGGCGGGTTCTGGCTGGCCTCGGAAGGCCGGACCGACCGCGACATCCCGCACATGCTCTATCGCGTGGATGCCGAGGGGGCGATCGTCGAGGAAGTATCGTTCCCGGACTCGCTGCTGGCCAACGAAATCCGCTTCGGTTCCGAGGGCGTCAGCTCGGTGGGTACTGGCGAGGACATGGTGCTCTGGATCGCCATTCAGCGCGAATGGGGCGATGACGAAGCGGGCATGACCAAGCTGGTGTCCTATAAGCCTTCGACTGGCGAATGGGGTGCCGTCCACTATCCGCTGGAAACTCCGACCGACGGCGCCTGGGTCGGGCTTTCGGAAATCACCATCCACGGTGATTACGCCTATATCGTAGAACGCGACAACCAGATCGCCGGCAATGCCGAGCTTAAAAAGCTCTACCGCGTTCCGGTTGCCGAACTGGTCGGTGCCGAGATCGGCGGTGAATTGCCGGTGGTCACCAAGGAAGAAGTTCGCGACTTCATCCCCGACCTTCAGGCGCTCAACGGCTATGTTCTCGACAAGGTCGAAGGCTTTGCCATCGATGCCAACGGCATCGGCTGGGCAGTGACCGACAATGACGGCGTGGACGACAGTTCGGGCGAGACCAATTTCTGGTCGATCGGCGCAGTCGAATAAGCCTGCGAACCAGACAAGATGCTGGAGGGGCCGGACCTTTGGGTCCGGCCTCTTTTTTATGGATGCGCAGCTGAAAATGGGCTGTTTCCGGTCCGTCAGGCCGCTTGCCTTAAGAGCCATGCGTCATGATTTCTAAGAAACCCCATGAGCCGGTCGGCATAGTCTGAGGTGACGGCTGCGCTTACGCTTTCGCGCGCGGCGAGTTCGCCTCGCCATCTGGCCACACGCGGCAGCGGGTCGAACAGGCTGGTCGACGTCAAGGTGTCGAACACGTCGAAATAGCGGAAGATCGGCGCGAAAACCGCATCGATCATGCTGAACGCCTCGCCGGAGAAAAACGGTCCATCACCCAACTCTGCCTCGACGCGGCTGAACTTGGCGAGCAACGCCTTGTGCTTGTCCGCAAAGGTGTTCGAATCCCTGGCGGTTTCAAAGCCCCACAGGTCCGAAAGGATGGAGGAACCAAACTCCATCCAGCCGCGGTGTCGGGCCCTTGCCAGCGGATCGGTGGGATGGAGTGGCGTGCCGGGTTGGGTTTCTTCAAGATATTCGCAGATCGCGGCACTCTCAAACACCACTGCCTGGGTGCCATCCTCCTGTTTGATGATCAGCAGAGGCACCTTGCCCAGCGGAGAAATGGCGGAAAACCAGTCTGGCTTTGCCGACAGATCGACATAGCGGCGCTCGAACGGCACGCCCTTTTCGGCAAGCACGATAGCGGCACGCTGAACGTAAGGGCACAGGTGGTGGCTGACGAGAGTCAGATGGGCGTTGGACATGGTGAAATCTCCTGTTTGAATTAAGCCGAGGCCGGAAGTGGCCTTCGTCGAGCTCATATACATGCAGTTGCATCTATATGAGCTTGCGTTGCTCGTCAATATAGATGTAACTGCATTTATGTCCGATCGCCCTGATACAAAGCTGCCGCATCCTTCGCCCTCTGTTGTCAAGGCGTGGGTGCGCCTGATGCGCACGCAGCAAATTGTCCTTGCGGCGATCGAGCAGGATTTGAAGATGGCCGACCTGCCGCCGCTCGGCTGGTACGATGTGCTGCTGGAGGTAGGGCGGGCCGAGGACGGCAGATTACGGCCTTATGAAATCGAGCGGCGGACCCTCTTGGCACAGCACAATCTGTCTCGGCTTCTCGACCGGATGGAGAAGGCGGGGCTGGTTCGGCGCGAGGTGTTTTCCGAAGATGGACGGGGCCGATGGGTTATCATAACCGAGGCTGGCCGAGCTATGCAGGCGCGCATGTGGAACGTGTATGCAGCGGCCATTCAGCGCCATTTGGGCAACAAGCTGGACGATGCCCAGGCCGATCAACTGGCTGGTTTGCTGGCCGTTCTGATGCACAAATCCTAACTCTTGCGGCCATTTAGTCGGTTTGATTCGATGACCGGCGGGCTGCCTGTTCTGCCCGGTCGGTTCAGGATGCCAGAAATCTCAGTATTGCATCTAAAAACAGTCTTGGTGCTGTCGTCATTGCGACGTGTCCCTGGCCCTCCAGTGTGACAATCTGACTGTCTGGAAGCGCATCGTTAAGTGCCTGGGCAGGCGCTGTGAGTTCTTTGGGGCTGTTTTCCCCCACCAGCAGCAAAGTCGGCACCGCCAGATTATGAAATCGTTCGGGCTCAAACAGGTAATCCCCGTCCGCCAGTTCACGCAGCGCGGTATGCGCAGCCGCGATGCGGCCAGCCCAGGAGGGGTCTGCGCGAAGCGCCTCGATCTGTGCATCCGGTGCGCCGACCACGTCCCTGAAAAAGGCCACCAGCATCGCATCGCGATCCCCGCTGTCCAAAATCGCCTTCAGGCGGTCGGGGATCTCGGGCGAATAGAGCGGATTTCCGCCGACGGGAAACGCAGGCTCGTAAAGGACGAGCCGTTTGAGATTGTCCACGCGAAGCGCGGCCTCCATCGCGCACAGCGCTCCGAATGAATGGCCAATGACGCTTACATCGCGCCCTGCGGCCCGGATGACTGCCGCGACATCCTCGTATTCCCGCTCCAGGGCGTAGTCAGAGGCGTCGCCGCTTTTCCCGCGACCCCTGCGATCCATCGCAAGGACGGTGAACTGGCTCTCGAGATCGGACAGAACGCCAGCCCAACGCGTGTGATCTGCCGTAGAGCCATGAACCAAGACCAAGGACGGACCGCTGCCGCTGCGCTCAAATGCAATCGGGGTTCCGTCTTCGGACGTGACGAAGTCCATCCGAGGTCCTCCCACATATCGAAGTTCTGTGGTGCACCGGCTGCGTGAAAGTCACGACCAAAATGGTGCGCCCAAGGATAGCACCAAATGGCGGTTTCGTCAGCATTCAGGCCACGGATGAAGGACAATCCAGACGTCAGCTTTCCTCAACGGCAGATACAAATCGGAGCGATCCGTTTAACTGTGTTCTTCGCGCGAATGGGCGACCAGGGCCTTGTTGAAGCTTGCCAGGGCGTCGACGTGGTGGGCGTGGCCGATGATGGCGTTGGTTTTGGATTCGATGACCGGCAGGCGGGAGACCTCGCTGGCGTCGAAGGCCTTGAGTGCGGATTCGAGGGTTTCGGAGGGGCGCAGCCAGGGGGCGCCCGAGGCGATGTCGAAATTTGTGTCTTCGCCTTCGGGAAGCGGCCGAAGAAAATCGCGGACGCGGATGAACTGGGCGGCATGTTTGTGCGGACCTTCTTCGAGCATGATGCCGCGGGTATAGAGCTGCCAGTGGAAATAGGAGCGGCCCATGACGGCCTGGCACAGGCCCGTGGCAATACCGACGGCGAGCAGCAGGGCGATGGAAAAGGCAAAGCCGCCGGTCAATTCGAAAATCATGACGGCAGTGGAGATCGGCGCGCCGAGCACGGCTGCGGCGACGGCGCCCATGCCGATCAGGGCGTATAGCCCGACCGAGGAGGCGACATCGGGGAAGACCGATGTGGCGATGATGCCGAAGGCGCCGCCGGTCATGGCACCGAGATAGAGGCAGGGCGAAAAGACGCCGCCGCCGGCGCGCGAGGAGAGCGTTATCGTGGTGGCGACGGTCTTGGCAACGATCAGGGCGAGCATGAGCCAGAGATCGAGCGAGCCCGCCAGCGCCATATCGGTGGCTTCATAGCCGACGCCGAGCACATGGGGGAAGGCGAGCGCGATCAATCCCACCAACAGCCCGCCAATGGCCGGACGGACCCAGACCGGGATGTCGCTGCGTTTGGAAAGCCAATCGCCTCCGATCAGCGCTGTCTGGAACAGAATGGCGACTGCGGCGCAGACCAGGCCCAATAGGGCAAAGGCGGGGATCTCGAGATAGGACGAAATGGAGATGGCGTCTGGATCGATGACGAAGGCGGGGGCTTCGCCGAACCAGAGCCGGGAGATGATGGCGGCGACCACCGAGGCGATGACCAAGGGCACGAAGGCGCTCATGGCAAAGTGGCCCAGAATGACTTCGTGGGCGAACAACACGCCGGCAATGGGGGCGTTGAACGAAGAGGAAATGGCAGCGGCCACGCCACAGGCGAGCGCGATACGGCGCGCCGCGGCGGGCAGGCGGAAGATGCGGAAGCCGAGTTTTGACGCGGCGGCGGCGTAATAGACGATGGGGCCTTCGCGGCCGCCGCTGCCGCCCGAACCGAGCGTAATGGCGGTAACCAGCGTGGCGACCGTCGCCCCACGGAAGGTGAGGGTCGACGATTCGCGCACGCGGGCCTCTATGACATCGGCGACGCCGCCGGCGCGGCCAAGCGGGCGCCAGAAATAAAGGATGATGCCGACGACGATGCCGCCGGCAAGGGGCCCGATCATCGGCCACCACCAAGGGAGCGCGGAAAGCGTTGTGAGGACCTGTTCGCTGGTGGTGCCCAGCCAGATCCATTGGACAAAGCCGATGGCGAGGCGAAAAGCGATGCCCAGCGCTCCACCGATCAGGCCGAGCAGAATGGCGAGAAGCCACAAGCGCGGCTGTTGCAGGGCGTGAAAGCTCGCAAGATGCGGGCGGACCCAGCGCTGGGTGACGAAATAGATCTGCTTGGCCGTTTTGACCGGCGTTGCCATGATTTTTCCTGCTTTGGCGCCGCGCGAACCCGATTGCTCCAGGATCAAATCCGCGCTGCTGATAGGCTCTAGGGTGCTGCGTTTGCATCTGCAAGGCAACTTGCCGCATACAGGTTGTGAAATCTTGAACTCAGGCGGGATAAGCCGGGTGACGGGGCGGGGCGATATGCCTAATGTCCAATTGCGCTTTGTTGAATCGGAATTGGACCTTAGGCCCTTGTATTGGCGTGAGATCGAACCGGAAAAGTTGGAGACTTTTCCCTTCGCAACCCTCACTCTAATGTGCCCTCGACTTTGTAAAGGACGCCAACGGCTTGGCCAATCGCATCTACATCGCCATCGGACTGATCGCGATCCTTTTGCTGGGGGGCGCCTTCGTCGTTCCCTGGTTCATCGACTGGAACGCCTATAAGCCGCGCATGGAGCAGATGGCGGCCGAAGCGCTGGGCGTTGAGGTCGAGATTGCTGGCGATATGGATTTTACCCTGCTGCCCCAGCCGCGCCTGCATTTCGAGAACGCGCGGCTGGGGCCGGCAGAGGCGCCGGTGGGATCGGCTCGGCAGATAGAGGCCGATCTGTCACTCATGGATTTCCTGCGTGATCGGTTTACCGTCACCCAGTTGCGGCTGACCGGGCCGGAACTCAATCTGGTCATTGATGAAAACGGGCAATTGCAGACGCCGATCACGCTGGCGCAATCGGCGACGGTCACCAATGTGTCTATCGCCAATGCGCGGCTGACCGATGGCGTGGTGCGGCTGACCGATCTGCGCAGCGGGGAGAGCTGGCAGGCCGATGGGTTTGATGGAGACATGACGCTGGCTGGCGTTCGGGGACCGTTCGCCATCGAGGGGCAGACGGTGCACGGGGGCACGGCCTATGGGGTGCGGGTTTCGACGTCGGCGATGAATGCGGCCGGGCAGATGCAGGTCAGCGCCTTTGTGCGCCCGGCCAGCGGGGCGTTCTCGGTTGCTGCCGAGGGCTTGTTGGACACCGGGGGGGCACCGAGCCTTGATGGAACGCTGACCTACAGGCAGGCGCCGCCGCCCGATGATGGCGAGGCGGTGATCGGCGGGATGCTGCTGCAAAGCCCGCTGATTGCCAACAGTGAGGAGATAATTCTTTCCGAGTTTGTCCTGCTTCCCGATGAGAACCAGACGGCGACACGGCTGACGGGGGAGGCGTCACTGAGCCTTGGAGCCGAACCGGCGTTTGATGCCATGGTCTCGGGCGGGGTAGTGACGCTGCAGCCGCGGGCGGTGACCGAGGAGAGTGCTCAACCGTTTGAAATCGTGCGCCTGTTGCGCGGGATGCCCGAGCCCTTGACCCCGCCCTTGCCGGGGCGGATCGCCATGTCGATCAACGAACTGTCGGTACGCGGCGTTGCCGTGCGCGACGTTCGGCTGGATGCGACAAGCGACGGCGACATCTGGTCCGTTGAGGAATTTTCGGGGCGGTTATCGGGGGACACGACGCTGAAACTGACCGGACAGTTGGGCCGGGCGGCCGGATGGCCGGCCTTCGATGGCACGCTGGCCATGTCCTCGCCGCGGCTCGACGCGCTCTCGCTGCTCTGGAAGCGGGCGGGGGAGGGCAATCCGCTGTTTGGAATGGGCGGTTCGCTCAACGGGCAGCTGCAACTGGTCAATGACCGGCTGCGCCTTGTCGATGGGTTACTGGTGCTCGACGATACAGTGCACACGGTTTCTGGCTCGATGCGGTTCGGGGATGCGCCATCACTGGAGGTCACGGCCGGGCTTTCAGAGCTCGATGGCGGCCAGAGCGCGGCGCTCCTGGCGCTGTTGCCGCCAATCGATCCGGCGGGAACGTTCGGGTTGAGTTTTCCGCAGGGGCGCCTCGATCTCGATGTGGAGGCGGCGCGGGTCGAGGGGCTGGTGCTCGAGGATCTTTCGCTGCGCTCGGCATGGAACGGGGAAGGGCTGGAGATCGAAAGCATCGCAGTGGGAGACTATGGTGGAGTCGGATTTGAGGGTGCCGGGCGGCTATCGGGAACGCTGGCCGCGCCGGTGGTTGCCGGCGAGGGCAGTCTGACCGTGGCATCGAATGCTCCGGCAATTGGGCTTTTGGCCGGAGAAGACAACCCGTTGCGCGAGGGCCTGCTTGGCAGCCTTCCCGCGCAACTGTCGGTGGTTCTCGATCCGCCCGGACGCGACGGGGTGCAGACGCTGACGCTCGATGGAAGGGCGGCGGCGAGCGAGGTTTCCGGCCAGCTGGAGATGACGGGAGGCATAACCGGGCTGGGGCGTGAAAATCTAGTAGTGGCGCTTGAGGCAGCGGCCGAGAGCGGCAGCGCGTTGCTCGACCAGTTGGGGATGGCGCCGCTGATCGCCGGTGACGATGGCGCGATTGCCAGTGCGCGGCTGGAGGGCAATCCGACCGGCAATATGGATGCCGAGTTCTCGCTGGAGGGCGGCGGAGAGCGGATCGATTTTTCCGGAATGCTGGTGCTTTCCGACCCTGGTTCGATCCGGGGTGAGGGGCAGACTTCGTTCCTGTTTGCCGACGGAGTTGCCCTGGCCGAACTTGCCGGCGCCCAAGGCACCTGGTTTCCGGGGCTGGAGGGGCAGGCACAAATCGGATTTGTGGGCAGTGAGAGCGTAACGCTGTCCGAAATTTCGGCCTTTGCCGGCGAGCGGGCGATCAGCGGTACGTTGTCTTATGCGGCGCAGCGGGAAACGGCGCTGGTGACCGGATCGCTCGAGTTCGACGGGCTCGATGTCGAGACGGTGGCGGCCATGCTGGCCGGCCCTGCCGGTGTGCTCGAATTCACGCCTGGCGTGTGGCCGGACGGACCGGTCGATCTGGGGGCGAGCCAGCGGACGACGCGGGGGCGGGTTGCGATAACCGCGCCGGCGCTGATGGCGGGCGATGAGCGGCTGATCGAAGCACTGGCGTTCGACTACGCGTGGGGCGAGGAGGATGTGGGGCTGCGTGGCCTGTTTGGCGAATTCGGCGGCGGCACCATCCAACTCGATGCAACGGCGTGTTGCGCCTCGGCCCTGGCCGACAAGAGTCTGAGCGGGCGTCTCACGCTCAACGGCGTCGCCATCGATGCAGCGCTGCCCGATATGCCGGCGGATGTCCTGGGTGGGACGCTGACCCTGGGAATGCAGTTTCAGGGCAGCGGCGACAGCTATCGTGCCTTTGCCGGATCGCTGAACGGGGAGGGCAGTTTTTCGGTCGAGGATTTACGGATTGAAGGACTGTCGCCCCAGGCATTTCAGGCCGCGGCCAACGTGGACAATCTGATAGAAATCGAGCCAGAGGCGCTGGAAATTCTCGTTGCGACGGCGCTGCAATCGGGCCCGTTCGAGAGCCAGGATGCGGGCGGACTGGTGCGGCTGATCGGCGGGGTGGCGCGGATCGCCAACATCGCCATGGATGGCGGCGGCGCGCGGCTGGTCGGTGGGGGCAGTCTCGATGTGGAAACTGCCGCGCTCGAAGCGGACTGGACGCTGGCACTGACACAGGCACTGGCCGGAAACGGGCTGATTACCGAAACGACGGGACGGATCGGGATCGGAATTGACGGGACGCTGTTTGCGCCCGAGCGGAGCCTTGATCTTGGGCCGATGGTCGATGCGATCCAGATGCGGGCCTATGAAATCGAACTCGATGAACTTGAGGCGCTGCGGGCCGAGCAGGAAGCGCGCCAGCGTGCGGCGGCCGAGGAACAGGCACGGCTGATGGAGGAGGAAGCGCGGCGGCAGACCGAATTGTTGTTGCAGCAGCAACAGGAAGAGGCAGACCGCCTGCAGATCGAGGAGCAGCAGCGCCAACTGCAGGAACTCGAAGAACAGCTTTCCGAGCCCAGCGTTACCCCATTACAGCCGGAGCCCGGTGCAGCGGATAACCCCGATTCGTCGGTTACGGTGCTGCCGCCAGGTTCACTGCAGTTGCAGAGCCTATCGCCCTGAGGCCGAACGGTACCAGGCCAGAACAAAGACGCGGATAGCAGAGGACAGGTTCGGGTCCTCGCGCGTTTCATCGATTTCTGCAATCAGATGGGGGAGCGAAACGTCACGTGTCTGGGCAATGGACTCAAGCGCATCCCAGAACTGCGGCTCAAGCGCGATAGAGGTGCGGTGGCCGGCTATAGTCAGCGAGCGCTTGCGCACTGTGGGCTATTTCTTGCGGAAGGAATCGAGGCTGACGACTTTTTCGCCGCTTTCTTCAATACCGGGCTCATCGGTTTGTTCCGCATCCCCGGCCTCTTCGCCTTCGGCATCATCGGGGTCGGCGACAATGCGCGGCCCGGCCTGAGCCTCGGCGACCTCGAATTGCAGCCCGAACTGGACCGATGGATCGAAAAAGCCCTTGATGGCGGAAAAGGGGATGAGCAGAGTTTCGTTGACGCCGTCAAATGACAGGCCGACCTCGAACCCGGTTTCGGAGACTTTCAGGTCCCAATACTGGTTCTGGAGGACGATGGTCATTTCCTTGTCGTATTGCGAGATCAGTTTCTGACTCAGGCGCACACCGGGGGCTTGCGTGACAAAGGAAATGAAGAAGTGATGATCGCCGGGCAGGCCGGTGCGGGCAACTTCGCTCAGCACTT
This genomic window contains:
- a CDS encoding ATP-dependent helicase — its product is MSAVPPHRPQGPITSQFAAREPAYLAGLNAEQREAVETTEGPLLVLAGAGTGKTRVLTTRIAHILATRKARGNQILAVTFTNKAAREMKERIGKLVGASVEGMPWLGTFHSIGARLIRRHAELVGLRPDFTILDTDDQIRLIKQLLAAENIDEKRWPARQFASMMDGWKNRGLLPKDISPADAGFFANGKGQNIYKDYQARLKTLNAADFGDLLLEGIRLFKENPEILAQYHDRFRYMLVDEYQDSNTAQYMWLRLLAQSRDGINSSNICVVGDDDQSIYGWRGAEVDNILRFEKDFPGAKIIKLERNYRSTSNILSAASHLIANNESRLGKTLQTDVGEEGEKLSVTSVWDSEEEARQIGEEIEQYQRQGDPLDDMAILVRASFQMREFEERFITLGLNYRVIGGPRFYERKEIRDALAYLRIVAQPADDLALERIVNVPKRGLGDATLQIVHDTARAAQIPLLTAIRELTETEELKPKQRSTFRELVRQIDDWADRLRTIPHHELAEQILDESGYTAMWQNDKSADAPGRLENLKELIRSMEEFENLGGFLEHIALVMDRDSGEGGDAVSIMTLHSAKGLEFNTVFLPGWEEGLFPHQRALDESGLAGLEEERRLAYVGITRARKRCRISLAQNRRIHGLWQSAIPSRFLDELPAQVVEVTDTGSSYGGYTYGGRATTRFDNRDPFESVYETPGWQRAQRQQSSRKGPGPVTIDGDLVARSSGPSAAYGVGERVFHLKFGYGTVTAAEGNKLSIDFEKAGPKKVLDSFVKRG
- a CDS encoding alpha/beta fold hydrolase; amino-acid sequence: MDFVTSEDGTPIAFERSGSGPSLVLVHGSTADHTRWAGVLSDLESQFTVLAMDRRGRGKSGDASDYALEREYEDVAAVIRAAGRDVSVIGHSFGALCAMEAALRVDNLKRLVLYEPAFPVGGNPLYSPEIPDRLKAILDSGDRDAMLVAFFRDVVGAPDAQIEALRADPSWAGRIAAAHTALRELADGDYLFEPERFHNLAVPTLLLVGENSPKELTAPAQALNDALPDSQIVTLEGQGHVAMTTAPRLFLDAILRFLAS
- a CDS encoding glutathione S-transferase family protein, translated to MSNAHLTLVSHHLCPYVQRAAIVLAEKGVPFERRYVDLSAKPDWFSAISPLGKVPLLIIKQEDGTQAVVFESAAICEYLEETQPGTPLHPTDPLARARHRGWMEFGSSILSDLWGFETARDSNTFADKHKALLAKFSRVEAELGDGPFFSGEAFSMIDAVFAPIFRYFDVFDTLTSTSLFDPLPRVARWRGELAARESVSAAVTSDYADRLMGFLRNHDAWLLRQAA
- a CDS encoding MarR family winged helix-turn-helix transcriptional regulator: MSDRPDTKLPHPSPSVVKAWVRLMRTQQIVLAAIEQDLKMADLPPLGWYDVLLEVGRAEDGRLRPYEIERRTLLAQHNLSRLLDRMEKAGLVRREVFSEDGRGRWVIITEAGRAMQARMWNVYAAAIQRHLGNKLDDAQADQLAGLLAVLMHKS
- a CDS encoding esterase-like activity of phytase family protein produces the protein MTKSTLLAALAAGLLASAAMPAQAAFFNRIASFPVAENAPEAEATSSEIISASEDGMTLVYSDSPGGGIGFVDITDPAAPAAAGYVSTDGEPTSVVVIGDYAFAGVNTSESFVAPSGHVAVIDMASKEIVATCDVSGQPDSVAKSPDGTLLAVAIENERDEDLNDGEIPQLPAGNVTLFSTSDAGLDCDSMIEVDVTGLADIAPSDPEPEFTDFNENNELVVSMQENNHFVIIDGNSGEVINDFSAGSTDLSGIDTEEDGVLSFTESQDTRLREPDAVKWIDADHFVASNEGDYNGGSRGFTIYNKDGSVAYESGAAMEMITATLGHYPEGRSDAKGIEPEGMEVATFGDDTLIFVMQERSSLIAIYRTTDGEPEYIQSIPSGMGPESAVAIPDRNIIATANEEDLREDGLAGSHVMIFAYQDVDAPDYPQIVSAMNEDGTPIGWVALSGLVADADEAGKLYAVNDSYLSMMPTIYTIDAAQSPAMITEATLITRDGAAAEALDLEGITLDGEGGFWLASEGRTDRDIPHMLYRVDAEGAIVEEVSFPDSLLANEIRFGSEGVSSVGTGEDMVLWIAIQREWGDDEAGMTKLVSYKPSTGEWGAVHYPLETPTDGAWVGLSEITIHGDYAYIVERDNQIAGNAELKKLYRVPVAELVGAEIGGELPVVTKEEVRDFIPDLQALNGYVLDKVEGFAIDANGIGWAVTDNDGVDDSSGETNFWSIGAVE